One genomic region from Amycolatopsis sp. FBCC-B4732 encodes:
- the lpdA gene encoding dihydrolipoyl dehydrogenase: protein MTDTSADLVILGGGSGGYAAAFRAAELGLSVTLIEKDKLGGTCLHRGCIPTKALLHAAEVADETREAEAVGVKAVFEGIDIAGVNKYKDGIVSRLYKGLQGLAKAHKVNLVEGSGTFVGGTTVEVDGTRYTGKNVILATGSYSRTLPGLELGGRIIASEQALSLDYVPKKVVVLGGGVIGVEFASVWASFGVDVTIVEALPRLVPNEDEFASKQLERAFRRRKIAFKTGVRFTGAKQDDNGVAVSLESGETIEADLLLVAVGRGPNSAGHGYEEAGVKIERGFVLTDDRLRTNLPNVYAVGDIVPGLQLAHRGFQQGIFVAEEIAGQNPRVIDESGIPRVTYSHPEVASVGLTESQAKDKYGADVTTFTYDLGGNGKSQILKTSGGVKLVKAPDGPVVGVHMVGDRVGELIGEAQLIYSWEAFPEDVAPLIHAHPTQTEALGEAFLALAGKPLHVHS, encoded by the coding sequence GTGACCGACACCTCCGCCGACCTCGTGATCCTGGGAGGCGGATCGGGCGGCTACGCCGCGGCGTTCCGCGCGGCCGAGCTGGGCCTTTCCGTCACGTTGATCGAGAAGGACAAGCTGGGCGGGACGTGCCTCCACCGGGGCTGCATCCCGACCAAGGCCCTGCTGCACGCCGCCGAGGTCGCCGACGAAACCCGCGAAGCCGAGGCGGTCGGCGTCAAGGCCGTCTTCGAGGGCATCGACATCGCCGGGGTCAACAAGTACAAGGACGGGATCGTCTCCCGGCTGTACAAGGGCCTGCAGGGCCTGGCCAAGGCGCACAAGGTGAACCTCGTCGAGGGCAGCGGCACGTTCGTCGGCGGCACGACCGTCGAGGTGGACGGCACCCGCTACACCGGCAAGAACGTCATCCTCGCCACCGGCTCGTACTCGCGCACGCTGCCCGGCCTGGAGCTCGGCGGCCGCATCATCGCCAGCGAGCAGGCCCTGTCCCTCGACTACGTCCCCAAGAAGGTCGTGGTGCTGGGCGGCGGCGTCATCGGGGTCGAGTTCGCCAGCGTCTGGGCGTCCTTCGGCGTCGACGTCACCATCGTCGAGGCCCTGCCGCGGCTGGTCCCGAACGAGGACGAGTTCGCGTCCAAGCAGCTCGAGCGCGCGTTCCGCCGCCGCAAGATCGCCTTCAAGACGGGCGTGCGGTTCACCGGCGCGAAGCAGGACGACAACGGCGTGGCCGTTTCGCTGGAGTCCGGCGAGACCATCGAGGCCGACCTGCTGCTGGTCGCCGTCGGCCGCGGGCCGAACTCGGCCGGTCACGGCTACGAGGAGGCCGGCGTCAAGATCGAGCGCGGCTTCGTCCTCACCGACGACCGCCTGCGCACCAACCTGCCGAACGTCTACGCCGTCGGCGACATCGTCCCCGGCCTGCAGCTCGCCCACCGCGGCTTCCAGCAGGGCATCTTCGTCGCCGAGGAGATCGCCGGGCAGAACCCGCGCGTGATCGACGAGAGCGGCATCCCGCGGGTCACCTACTCCCACCCGGAGGTCGCGTCGGTCGGGCTGACCGAGTCCCAGGCCAAGGACAAGTACGGCGCCGACGTCACGACGTTCACCTACGACCTCGGCGGCAACGGCAAGAGCCAGATCCTCAAGACCTCCGGCGGGGTCAAGCTCGTCAAGGCCCCGGACGGCCCGGTCGTCGGCGTGCACATGGTGGGCGACCGCGTCGGCGAGCTGATCGGCGAAGCGCAGCTGATCTACAGCTGGGAGGCCTTCCCGGAGGACGTCGCACCCCTCATCCACGCCCACCCGACCCAGACCGAGGCCCTCGGTGAAGCGTTCCTCGCCCTCGCGGGGAAGCCGCTGCACGTGCACAGCTGA
- the sucB gene encoding 2-oxoglutarate dehydrogenase, E2 component, dihydrolipoamide succinyltransferase: MAYSVTLPELGESVTEGTVTRWLKQEGDTVEVDEPLLEISTDKVDTEVPSPVAGTVVKISAAEDETVEVGAELAVIDDGSGGVPESSSAPAQEEQKSEPEPEPEPEPQAQDSAPSKPDTAPAAGGEGTEVKLPELGESVTEGTVTRWLKAVGDSVEVDEPLLEISTDKVDTEVPSPVAGTVLEIRAGEDETVEVGGVLAVIGDANAAPKAEAKPEPKPEPKPEPKPEPVQESKPEPKPEPKPEPQAAPAAKAAEAAPAAAAKDGSADGPYVTPLVRKLATEHGIDLASLTGSGVGGRIRKQDVLAAAEEKQKAAAPAPAAAAPAAAAPSAPAARPAAPVSPELAALRGTVQKASRIRQITATKTRESLQIAAQLTQVQEVDVTKIAKLRQRAKAAFKEREGVNLTFLPFFAKATVEALKQHPNVNASYNEDTKEITYHGAVHLGIAVDTERGLLSVVIHDAGELSLAGLAHRIADLAGRARSGQIKPDELSGGTFSITNIGSVGALFDTPIIVQPQSGILGTGAVVKRPVVVADADGNDTIAVRSMAYLPLTYDHRLVDGADAGRFLTTIKQRLEEGNFEGELGL; encoded by the coding sequence ATGGCCTACTCCGTCACATTGCCGGAGCTCGGGGAGAGCGTCACCGAAGGCACCGTCACCCGGTGGCTTAAGCAGGAGGGCGACACCGTCGAGGTCGACGAGCCGTTGCTCGAGATCTCGACCGACAAGGTCGACACCGAGGTGCCCTCCCCGGTGGCGGGCACGGTCGTGAAGATCAGCGCCGCCGAAGACGAGACCGTCGAGGTCGGCGCCGAGCTCGCCGTCATCGACGACGGGTCCGGCGGCGTGCCCGAGTCCTCCTCCGCCCCGGCGCAGGAGGAGCAGAAGTCCGAGCCCGAACCGGAGCCCGAGCCCGAGCCGCAGGCCCAGGACAGCGCCCCGAGCAAGCCGGACACCGCGCCGGCCGCCGGTGGTGAAGGCACCGAGGTGAAGCTGCCCGAGCTGGGCGAAAGCGTCACCGAGGGCACCGTCACGCGCTGGCTGAAGGCGGTCGGCGACTCGGTCGAGGTCGACGAGCCGCTGCTCGAGATCTCCACCGACAAGGTCGACACCGAGGTCCCGTCCCCGGTGGCCGGCACGGTGCTGGAGATCCGCGCGGGCGAGGACGAGACCGTCGAGGTCGGCGGCGTCCTGGCCGTCATCGGTGACGCGAACGCGGCGCCGAAGGCCGAGGCCAAGCCCGAACCGAAGCCGGAACCCAAGCCGGAGCCGAAGCCCGAGCCGGTCCAGGAGAGCAAGCCCGAGCCCAAGCCGGAACCGAAGCCGGAGCCGCAGGCCGCGCCCGCGGCGAAGGCGGCCGAGGCGGCTCCCGCCGCCGCGGCGAAGGACGGCTCGGCGGACGGCCCGTACGTCACGCCGCTGGTCCGCAAGCTGGCGACCGAGCACGGCATCGACCTCGCGTCGCTGACCGGCAGCGGTGTCGGCGGCCGGATCCGCAAGCAGGACGTCCTGGCCGCGGCCGAGGAGAAGCAGAAGGCGGCCGCTCCGGCGCCCGCCGCTGCCGCCCCGGCGGCCGCTGCCCCGTCGGCGCCGGCCGCGCGTCCCGCGGCCCCGGTGTCGCCGGAGCTCGCCGCGCTGCGCGGCACGGTCCAGAAGGCCAGCCGGATCCGCCAGATCACGGCCACCAAGACCCGCGAGTCGCTGCAGATCGCCGCGCAGCTCACGCAGGTCCAGGAGGTCGACGTCACGAAGATCGCCAAGCTGCGCCAGCGCGCGAAGGCGGCCTTCAAGGAGCGCGAGGGCGTCAACCTGACGTTCCTGCCGTTCTTCGCGAAGGCCACGGTCGAGGCGCTCAAGCAGCACCCGAACGTCAACGCGTCCTACAACGAGGACACGAAGGAGATCACCTACCACGGCGCCGTGCACCTGGGCATCGCGGTGGACACCGAGCGCGGCCTGCTCTCGGTCGTGATCCACGACGCGGGCGAGCTGAGCCTGGCCGGGCTCGCGCACCGGATCGCCGACCTGGCGGGCCGGGCGCGTTCGGGCCAGATCAAGCCGGACGAGCTGTCGGGCGGCACGTTCTCGATCACGAACATCGGCAGCGTCGGCGCGCTGTTCGACACGCCGATCATCGTGCAGCCGCAGTCGGGCATCCTCGGCACGGGCGCGGTCGTCAAGCGTCCGGTCGTGGTCGCCGACGCCGACGGCAACGACACGATCGCCGTCCGCTCGATGGCGTACCTGCCGCTGACCTACGACCACCGCCTGGTGGACGGGGCCGACGCGGGCCGCTTCCTGACGACGATCAAGCAGCGCCTGGAAGAGGGCAACTTCGAGGGCGAACTCGGCCTCTGA
- a CDS encoding TIGR01777 family oxidoreductase, with the protein MRVLIAGASGLIGSALGERLLSEGHEVRRLVRREARGGGEFRWDPPSGTIAGGAFEGVDAVVNLGGKPLFPGRWSAMRKQQLTDSRVEPTEVLAEAVAEHGVGVFVNASAVGYYGNPGSSTVDETAPRGGGFLAELCEAWEAATSGAGDARVVTIRTGLVLSAKGGLYGTLRPLFQLCLGGRLGDGRQYMPWIALEDEVGAIVHVLTHDVSGPVNLTGPAPVTNAEFTRAVGRALHRPAPFRVPGFALKAVLGQAGEEMALFGQRAVPAVLERSGYEFRHPTLDRALAAA; encoded by the coding sequence ATGCGAGTACTGATCGCCGGAGCGAGCGGCCTGATCGGGTCGGCGCTGGGCGAGCGCCTGCTGAGCGAAGGCCACGAGGTCCGCCGTCTGGTGCGGCGGGAAGCGCGCGGGGGCGGTGAATTCCGCTGGGACCCGCCGTCCGGCACCATCGCCGGCGGCGCGTTCGAGGGCGTCGACGCCGTCGTCAACCTGGGCGGGAAGCCGCTTTTCCCCGGGCGGTGGAGCGCGATGCGCAAGCAGCAGCTCACCGACAGCCGCGTCGAGCCGACCGAGGTGCTCGCCGAAGCCGTGGCCGAACACGGGGTCGGTGTGTTCGTCAACGCGTCCGCCGTCGGCTACTACGGCAATCCCGGATCGTCCACTGTGGACGAAACCGCACCCCGCGGCGGCGGTTTCCTCGCCGAGCTCTGCGAAGCGTGGGAAGCGGCGACGTCGGGGGCCGGCGACGCGCGGGTGGTGACCATCCGGACCGGGCTGGTGCTGTCGGCGAAGGGCGGGCTGTACGGCACGCTGCGGCCGCTCTTCCAGCTCTGCCTGGGCGGGCGGCTCGGCGACGGCCGCCAGTACATGCCGTGGATCGCCCTCGAAGACGAAGTCGGCGCGATCGTCCACGTCCTGACCCACGACGTCTCGGGCCCGGTGAACCTGACCGGGCCGGCCCCGGTGACCAACGCCGAGTTCACCCGCGCGGTCGGCCGCGCGCTGCACCGCCCGGCACCGTTCCGGGTGCCCGGCTTCGCGCTGAAGGCCGTGCTCGGCCAGGCCGGCGAGGAAATGGCGCTGTTCGGGCAGCGGGCCGTCCCGGCCGTGCTGGAGCGCTCCGGCTACGAGTTCCGGCACCCGACCCTGGACAGGGCGCTCGCCGCGGCATGA
- a CDS encoding phosphatase PAP2 family protein, whose translation MSVPLKRWLVIGFALVAAFVVLGLSVARHPLTLDAQVANALHGVYTQPLGRVAQIGSDVLGPVLPFVLGTALLALALRQRQHTGLCVRLAVVLVLCRLTSVVFKPVFLRERPRDYPDLSYPSGHVTSVASTGFVLVLLCAWLWPRLVRRVLVAAAVATVLCAACRVVLGVHWVSDTIGAVLAVTGVGLLSACALRLLPPGDGRSLDG comes from the coding sequence ATGAGCGTCCCGCTCAAGCGATGGCTCGTCATCGGCTTCGCGCTGGTGGCGGCCTTCGTCGTGCTCGGGCTCTCGGTGGCGCGGCACCCGCTGACCCTCGACGCCCAGGTCGCGAACGCTCTCCACGGCGTCTACACCCAGCCGCTCGGGCGGGTGGCGCAGATCGGCAGCGACGTCCTCGGCCCGGTGCTCCCGTTCGTCCTCGGCACGGCGCTGCTGGCGCTGGCGTTGCGGCAGCGCCAGCACACGGGGTTGTGCGTGCGGCTCGCCGTCGTGCTGGTGCTGTGCCGGCTGACCAGCGTCGTGTTCAAGCCGGTGTTCCTGCGCGAACGCCCGCGCGACTACCCGGACCTGAGCTACCCGAGCGGGCACGTGACGTCGGTGGCGAGCACCGGGTTCGTGCTCGTCCTGCTGTGCGCGTGGCTGTGGCCGCGGCTGGTCCGCCGGGTCCTGGTGGCGGCCGCCGTCGCCACCGTGCTGTGCGCCGCGTGCCGGGTCGTGCTGGGCGTGCACTGGGTGTCGGACACGATCGGCGCAGTGCTGGCGGTGACCGGTGTCGGCCTGCTCTCAGCGTGCGCCTTGCGGCTGCTTCCCCCGGGTGACGGGCGTAGCCTCGACGGGTGA
- the lipB gene encoding lipoyl(octanoyl) transferase LipB: MSSSRTSCRASTEPVDVRELGTIDYTEAWELQRSRLAERADGTAPDTMFLLQHPSVYTAGKRTEPADRPTDGTPVIDVDRGGKITWHGPGQLVGYPIVKLADPIDVVHYVRRLEEALIHVCDQLGVASGRVEGRSGVWIPADERGIERKIAAIGIRVQRGVTMHGFELNCNADLAAFDSIVPCGIRDAGVTSLSYELQRDVTVEAVLPLARDAVLAALEGELPVSEDRWLPRPEAPQAPGVTFALQN; encoded by the coding sequence GTGAGTTCTTCCCGCACCTCCTGCCGCGCCAGCACCGAACCCGTCGACGTCCGGGAGCTCGGCACGATCGACTACACCGAAGCCTGGGAGCTCCAGCGGAGCCGGCTCGCCGAGCGCGCCGACGGCACCGCGCCGGACACGATGTTCCTGCTGCAGCACCCTTCGGTGTACACCGCGGGCAAGCGCACGGAGCCGGCCGACCGCCCCACCGACGGCACCCCGGTGATCGACGTCGACCGCGGCGGCAAGATCACCTGGCACGGCCCCGGCCAGCTGGTCGGCTACCCGATCGTGAAGCTCGCCGACCCGATCGACGTCGTCCACTACGTGCGGCGGCTGGAAGAGGCCCTGATCCACGTGTGCGACCAGCTCGGCGTGGCCAGCGGCCGCGTGGAAGGCCGCAGCGGCGTCTGGATCCCGGCCGACGAACGCGGGATCGAGCGCAAGATCGCGGCGATCGGCATCCGCGTCCAGCGCGGCGTGACGATGCACGGCTTCGAGCTGAACTGCAACGCCGACCTCGCGGCGTTCGACAGCATCGTCCCCTGCGGCATCCGCGACGCGGGCGTGACATCGCTGTCCTACGAGCTCCAGCGCGACGTCACGGTCGAGGCGGTGCTCCCCCTGGCCCGCGACGCCGTGCTGGCGGCGCTGGAAGGCGAGCTGCCGGTGAGCGAGGACCGCTGGCTCCCCCGCCCCGAGGCCCCGCAGGCCCCCGGCGTCACCTTCGCCCTGCAGAACTGA
- a CDS encoding LLM class F420-dependent oxidoreductase: MDLRIFTEPQQGASYDDQLRAAKAAEAAGYDAFFRSDHYLRMGSADGLPGPTDAWITLAGLARETNRIRLGTLVTAATFRYPGPLAIAVAQVDQMSGGRVEFGLGSGWYDAEHEAYGLTLPPLKERFDRYAEQLEIVTGLWKTPVGSTYSFAGQYYTLTDSPALPKPAQQPAPPVIIGGGGKKRTPALAARFADEFNLPFADAETAAAQFARVEDAAREIGRDPKEILRSVALVIGVGRTEEEVARRASAIGRDVSELRANGLAGSPAEVVDRIGQWREKTGVTRLYLQLLDMRDLDQIELIAAEVAPQLD, encoded by the coding sequence GTGGACTTGAGGATCTTCACCGAGCCCCAGCAAGGGGCCAGCTACGACGACCAGCTGCGGGCCGCGAAGGCCGCCGAAGCGGCCGGCTACGACGCTTTCTTCCGCAGCGACCACTACCTGAGGATGGGCTCGGCCGACGGCCTGCCCGGCCCGACCGACGCCTGGATCACCCTGGCCGGCCTGGCCCGCGAGACGAACCGGATCCGGCTCGGCACGCTCGTCACCGCGGCGACGTTCCGGTACCCCGGGCCGCTCGCCATCGCGGTCGCGCAGGTCGACCAGATGTCCGGCGGACGCGTCGAGTTCGGGCTCGGCTCCGGCTGGTACGACGCCGAGCACGAGGCGTACGGCCTGACGCTGCCGCCGCTGAAGGAGCGCTTCGACCGGTACGCCGAGCAGCTCGAGATCGTCACCGGCCTGTGGAAGACGCCGGTGGGCTCGACCTACTCCTTCGCCGGGCAGTACTACACGCTGACGGACTCGCCCGCGCTCCCGAAGCCGGCGCAGCAGCCCGCCCCGCCGGTGATCATCGGCGGTGGCGGCAAGAAGCGCACCCCGGCGCTGGCCGCGCGGTTCGCCGACGAGTTCAACCTGCCCTTCGCCGACGCCGAAACCGCGGCCGCGCAGTTCGCCCGGGTCGAGGACGCGGCGCGGGAGATCGGCCGCGACCCCAAGGAGATCCTGCGGTCGGTGGCGCTGGTCATCGGCGTCGGCCGGACCGAGGAGGAGGTCGCGCGCCGGGCGTCGGCCATCGGGCGGGACGTCTCCGAGCTGCGCGCGAACGGCCTGGCCGGCTCGCCCGCCGAGGTCGTCGACCGGATCGGGCAGTGGCGGGAGAAGACCGGGGTCACCCGGCTCTACCTGCAGCTGCTGGACATGCGGGACCTGGACCAGATCGAGCTGATCGCGGCCGAGGTCGCACCGCAGCTGGACTGA
- a CDS encoding TetR/AcrR family transcriptional regulator, giving the protein MRSRRLDYSESTRSALVDSAVELFTKRGYAGTSLDEIAKRARVTKGALYHHFSGKQALFEAAFDQVESLVYDRLDKIMTGEGSPWERALGGLNAFIRSCLDPAYQRIAIHEAPVVMGWERWREAEERCSFGLVRSGLQSLIDAGEVEPVPVEVTARLLFGALSSAATEIASSPDPKRVGAEIEDVIVRMLVRLRRTEQDGAEVSPSLG; this is encoded by the coding sequence ATGAGGTCCAGACGACTCGACTACTCCGAGTCGACGCGGTCGGCGCTGGTCGACAGCGCGGTCGAACTGTTCACCAAACGCGGCTACGCGGGTACCTCGCTCGACGAGATCGCCAAACGCGCCCGGGTCACCAAGGGAGCCCTGTACCACCACTTCAGCGGCAAGCAGGCGCTGTTCGAAGCCGCGTTCGACCAGGTCGAGAGCCTCGTCTACGACCGGCTCGACAAGATCATGACCGGCGAGGGCTCGCCGTGGGAGCGGGCGCTGGGCGGGCTCAACGCGTTCATCCGCAGCTGTCTCGACCCCGCCTACCAGCGGATCGCCATCCACGAGGCGCCGGTCGTGATGGGCTGGGAACGCTGGCGCGAGGCCGAGGAGCGGTGCAGTTTCGGGCTGGTCCGCTCGGGCCTGCAGTCGCTGATCGACGCGGGCGAGGTCGAGCCGGTGCCGGTGGAGGTCACCGCGCGGCTGCTCTTCGGCGCGCTGTCCAGCGCGGCGACCGAGATCGCCAGCTCGCCGGACCCGAAGCGGGTCGGGGCCGAGATCGAGGACGTGATCGTCCGCATGCTGGTCCGGCTGCGGCGGACCGAGCAGGACGGCGCGGAGGTCTCCCCGTCGTTAGGCTGA
- a CDS encoding oxidoreductase has protein sequence MTSRWSETDIADQTGRTVVVTGANSGLGLRTAEVLAGKGARVFLACRSPERGAKALDRVRAAAAGAEPELIPLDLSELASVRAAAAAVRERTGDALDVLVANAGVMATARGRTADGFELQFGTNHLGHAALTWLLLPALRGGTHARVVTLSSLAATGARIDLEDPNGEHRRYNPATAYGQSKLANQVFALELDRRLRKSGDDVLSVAAHPGYTATGLGSGMARSYSNAVVRGVIAGGHRIGEALFAQNVRQGALPQLYAATADGVEGGDYIAPGGLGGMRGHPVKVRPLTPALSESLGATLWDVTAELTGVTPDPA, from the coding sequence ATGACATCGCGGTGGAGCGAAACCGACATCGCCGACCAGACCGGCCGGACCGTCGTGGTCACGGGGGCGAACTCCGGTCTCGGTCTGCGCACCGCCGAGGTGCTCGCGGGCAAGGGGGCCCGCGTGTTCCTCGCCTGCCGTTCGCCCGAACGCGGCGCGAAGGCACTCGATCGAGTCCGCGCGGCCGCCGCGGGCGCCGAACCCGAGCTCATCCCACTGGACCTGAGCGAGCTCGCTTCGGTGCGCGCGGCCGCCGCCGCGGTCCGTGAACGAACCGGCGACGCGCTCGACGTCCTGGTCGCCAACGCCGGCGTGATGGCGACCGCCCGCGGCCGCACCGCCGACGGCTTCGAGCTGCAGTTCGGCACGAACCACCTCGGCCACGCGGCGCTGACGTGGCTGCTGCTGCCCGCCCTGCGCGGCGGCACGCACGCCCGCGTCGTGACGCTGTCGAGCCTCGCCGCGACCGGCGCCCGCATCGACCTCGAAGACCCCAACGGCGAGCACCGCCGCTACAACCCGGCGACCGCGTACGGGCAGTCGAAGCTCGCGAACCAGGTGTTCGCCCTGGAGCTCGACCGCCGTCTGCGCAAGTCCGGCGACGACGTCCTCAGCGTCGCCGCCCACCCGGGTTACACGGCGACCGGCCTCGGCAGCGGCATGGCCCGCTCGTACTCCAACGCGGTGGTCCGCGGCGTCATCGCGGGCGGCCACCGCATCGGCGAGGCCCTGTTCGCCCAGAACGTCCGCCAGGGCGCCCTCCCCCAGCTGTACGCGGCCACGGCGGACGGCGTCGAAGGCGGCGACTACATCGCCCCGGGCGGCCTCGGCGGCATGCGCGGGCACCCGGTCAAAGTACGTCCCCTGACCCCGGCGCTGAGCGAGTCGCTGGGGGCCACGTTGTGGGACGTCACGGCGGAGCTGACCGGCGTCACCCCCGACCCCGCTTAG
- the lipA gene encoding lipoyl synthase, with the protein MSAAPEGRKLLRLEVRNSETPIEKKPPWIKTRVRMGPEFTELKGLVRREGLHTVCEEAGCPNIYECWEDREATFLIGGDQCTRRCDFCQIDTGKPAELDRTEPRKVAESVQAMGLRYSTVTGVARDDLEDGGAWLYAETVRQIHALNPGTGVELLIPDFNADPAQLAEVFGSRPEVLAHNVETVPRIFKRIRPGFRYARSLEVITKAREAGLVTKSNLILGMGETPDEVAPAMQDLVDAGCEILTITQYLRPSPRHHPVDRWVKPEEFVEHSKAAEAMGFAGVMAGPLVRSSYRAGRLYAQTKAHRGEELPENLAHLAAEGPAAQEAASLLAR; encoded by the coding sequence GTGAGTGCTGCGCCTGAAGGCCGGAAGCTGCTGCGTCTCGAGGTACGCAACAGTGAGACGCCGATCGAGAAGAAGCCGCCGTGGATCAAGACGCGGGTGCGGATGGGGCCGGAGTTCACCGAACTCAAGGGCCTGGTGCGCCGTGAGGGTCTGCACACGGTGTGTGAAGAGGCTGGTTGTCCCAACATCTACGAGTGCTGGGAAGACCGGGAGGCCACGTTCCTGATCGGTGGGGACCAGTGCACCCGTCGGTGTGACTTCTGTCAGATCGACACGGGTAAGCCCGCCGAGCTGGATCGGACTGAGCCGCGGAAGGTCGCGGAGTCGGTGCAGGCGATGGGTTTGCGGTATTCGACGGTCACCGGCGTCGCCCGTGATGACCTTGAGGATGGCGGCGCGTGGCTGTATGCGGAGACCGTGCGCCAGATTCACGCGTTGAACCCGGGTACGGGTGTCGAGTTGCTGATCCCGGACTTCAACGCGGATCCGGCGCAGCTGGCCGAGGTGTTCGGGTCGCGGCCGGAAGTCTTGGCGCACAACGTGGAGACGGTGCCGCGGATCTTCAAGCGGATCCGTCCGGGCTTCCGCTACGCGCGGTCGCTCGAGGTCATCACGAAGGCGCGTGAGGCGGGTTTGGTGACGAAGTCGAACCTGATCCTGGGCATGGGTGAGACGCCGGATGAGGTGGCTCCGGCGATGCAGGACCTGGTCGACGCGGGGTGCGAGATCCTGACGATCACGCAGTACCTGCGTCCGTCGCCGCGGCACCACCCGGTGGACCGGTGGGTGAAGCCCGAAGAGTTCGTCGAGCACTCGAAGGCTGCCGAAGCGATGGGCTTCGCCGGTGTCATGGCCGGCCCTCTGGTGCGCTCGTCCTACCGCGCGGGACGGCTCTACGCCCAGACGAAGGCGCACCGCGGCGAGGAACTGCCGGAGAACCTGGCCCACCTGGCCGCCGAAGGCCCGGCCGCGCAGGAAGCGGCGTCGCTGCTGGCCCGGTGA
- a CDS encoding DedA family protein — translation MALVSDLLSWLQGLPEPGLVAATGGLVFAECTIGLGFLAPGESGLLIAATTANTVARFLALWAVVTVCATAGDALGFFIGRRFGPRLRETKLIRKYGLEAWDKATGVLERRGTWAVFFARFLPVIRTLTPAAAGTSGLPFRKFLPAAAAGAFCWSLAHISIGAALGEAAKRIEGALNTGGLIAVGVLAAVAVFFLLRLKKRKALAAPTPDREPERVP, via the coding sequence ATGGCCCTGGTTTCGGACCTCCTCAGCTGGTTGCAAGGACTCCCGGAACCGGGGCTCGTCGCCGCCACCGGCGGTCTGGTGTTCGCCGAGTGCACGATCGGCCTGGGCTTCCTGGCCCCCGGCGAATCCGGCCTGCTGATCGCGGCGACGACGGCGAACACGGTGGCCCGGTTCCTGGCCCTGTGGGCGGTGGTCACGGTCTGCGCGACGGCGGGCGACGCCCTCGGCTTCTTCATCGGCCGCCGCTTCGGGCCCCGCCTGCGTGAGACGAAGCTGATCCGCAAGTACGGTCTCGAAGCCTGGGACAAGGCCACCGGAGTCCTGGAGCGCCGTGGGACGTGGGCGGTCTTCTTCGCCCGCTTCCTGCCGGTGATCAGAACCCTGACCCCGGCGGCGGCGGGCACGTCCGGCCTCCCGTTCCGCAAGTTCCTCCCCGCCGCGGCCGCGGGCGCGTTCTGCTGGTCCCTGGCCCACATCAGCATCGGCGCGGCCCTGGGCGAAGCGGCGAAGCGCATCGAGGGCGCCCTCAACACGGGCGGCCTGATCGCGGTGGGCGTCCTGGCGGCGGTGGCGGTGTTCTTCCTGCTGCGCCTGAAGAAGCGCAAGGCACTGGCAGCACCGACCCCGGACCGCGAGCCCGAGCGCGTGCCCTGA
- a CDS encoding papain-like cysteine protease family protein codes for MHFRRAMALGALCVALTGLLSPPASATTEATTLSISQLVQEQNQWCWAASGLTIARFLGYGTSTSQNTFCDYSRGYPAGSQCPNQAGELTYVQRGYQALGLRPGTVTGALSFASVQSEITARRPIETGIYWTAGGGHAQVIYGYDASGLVYYGDPWPSSQRYSAMAHTSYVRNGQFQWAQSLYRIGA; via the coding sequence ATGCACTTCAGACGAGCAATGGCGCTCGGCGCGCTGTGCGTGGCCCTCACCGGCCTGCTCTCCCCGCCCGCGAGCGCGACCACCGAAGCGACGACGTTGTCCATCAGCCAGCTGGTCCAGGAGCAGAACCAGTGGTGCTGGGCCGCCAGCGGCCTGACCATCGCACGGTTCCTCGGCTACGGCACGAGCACCAGCCAGAACACCTTCTGCGACTACTCGCGCGGCTACCCGGCCGGCTCGCAGTGCCCCAACCAGGCCGGCGAGCTGACCTACGTGCAGCGCGGCTACCAGGCGCTCGGGCTGCGGCCCGGCACGGTGACCGGCGCGCTGAGCTTCGCGTCGGTGCAGAGCGAAATCACCGCCCGCCGGCCGATCGAGACCGGCATCTACTGGACCGCGGGCGGCGGGCACGCCCAGGTCATCTACGGCTACGACGCCAGCGGGCTCGTCTACTACGGCGACCCGTGGCCGAGCAGCCAGCGCTACAGCGCGATGGCGCACACCAGCTACGTCCGCAACGGGCAGTTCCAGTGGGCGCAGTCCCTCTACCGGATCGGGGCGTGA